A genomic window from Gossypium hirsutum isolate 1008001.06 chromosome D10, Gossypium_hirsutum_v2.1, whole genome shotgun sequence includes:
- the LOC107916409 gene encoding peroxisomal (S)-2-hydroxy-acid oxidase GLO4 isoform X2 yields the protein MVLSISSTCTLEEVAACCNAVRFFQLCVYKRRDITAKLVQRAENNGYKAIVLTGDSPRHGGREADIKNKIIIPELKNVEGLLSTKIVADKGSNLDALANQTRDPSFSWEDIGWLKSITKLPILIKGLLTHEDALKALEVGAAGIIVSNHGGRQLDYCPPTISVLEEVVHAVGGKVPVFLDGGVRQGTDIFKAMALGAQAVLVGRPVLYGLAAKGENGVRRVLEMLKEELELTMALSGCSNVKEITRSHVRTKHDRQLLSLL from the exons ATG GTTTTATCTATCTCATCCACTTGCACTTTAGAGGAAGTAGCTGCCTGCTGCAATGCCGTTCGCTTCTTCCAATTATGC GTGTATAAGAGACGGGATATAACAGCTAAGCTGGTGCAAAGAGCTGAAAATAATGGATATAAGGCCATTGTCCTAACCGGTGACTCTCCAAGACATGGTGGAAGGGAGGCTGACATCAAGAACAA GATCATTATACCAGAATTGAAGAATGTGGAGGGTTTATTGTCAACTAAGATTGTCGCT GATAAAGGTTCAAATTTAGATGCTCTGGCCAATCAGACCCGTGACCCTTCATTCAGTTGGGAG GACATCGGATGGTTGAAATCCATCACAAAATTGCCAATTCTGATCAAAGGGTTACTCACTCATGAAGATG CCTTGAAAGCTCTGGAAGTAGGTGCTGCTGGGATTATTGTCTCCAATCATGGAGGTCGCCAACTTGATTATTGTCCTCCAACCATTTCTGTTCTTGAAGAG GTGGTTCATGCTGTTGGTGGAAAAGTTCCGGTTTTCCTGGACGGAGGAGTGCGGCAAGGAACAGATATTTTCAAGGCAATGGCTCTTGGAGCACAAGCTGTCCTA GTCGGAAGGCCAGTTCTGTATGGACTAGCTGCAAAGGGAGAAAATGGAGTTAGACGAGTCCTTGAAATGCTGAAGGAGGAGCTTGAACTCACAATGGCCCTTTCTGGTTGTTCCAATGTGAAGGAAATTACCAGGAGCCATGTCAGAACCAAACATGATAGGCAGCTCCTCTCATTGCTTTAA
- the LOC107916408 gene encoding 25.3 kDa vesicle transport protein has product MVKLTMIARVTDGLPLAEGLDDGRDLTDAEMYKQQVKALFKNLSKGHNEASRMSVETGPYVFHYIIEGRVCYLTMCDRSYPKKLAFQYLEDLKNEFERVNGAQIETAARPYAFIKFDTFIQKTKKLYQDTRTQRNISKLNDELYEVHQIMTRNVQEVLGVGEKLDQVSQISSRLISESRIYADKARDLNRQALIRKWAPVAIVLGVVFLLFWVKAKLW; this is encoded by the exons ATGGTGAAACTGACTATGATTGCTCGTGTTACTGATGGTCTTCCTCTGGCGGAGGGACTAGATGATGGTCGGGATCTGACAGATGCCGAAATGTACAAACAACAAGTTAAGGCTTTGTTTAAGAATCTCTCTAAAGGCCATAATGAAGCTTCAAGGATGTCTGTCGAGACTGGTCCTTATGTATTCCA CTATATCATTGAAGGTCGTGTTTGTTACTTGACAATGTGTGACCGTTCTTATCCTAAGAAACTTGCTTTTCAATATCTGGAAGACCTCAAGAATGAATTTGAACGTGTTAATGGAGCTCAAATTGAAACTGCTGCCAGGCCTTATGCATTTATTAAATTTG ATACATTCATACAGAAGACAAAAAAATTATACCAGGACACCCGTACTCAACGGAATATTTCAAAGTTGAATGATGAACTCTATGAAGTTCACCAAATAATGACTCGCAATGTGCAAGAAGTTCTTGGTGTTGGTGAAAAGTTGGACC AGGTCAGTCAGATTTCCAGTCGTTTGATATCGGAATCTCGCATATATGCTGATAAGGCGAGAGACTTAAATCGACAG GCTTTAATTCGGAAGTGGGCTCCGGTTGCCATCGTGTTAGGAGTTGTGTTCCTCCTCTTTTGGGTCAAAGCAAAGCTGTGGTGA
- the LOC107916409 gene encoding peroxisomal (S)-2-hydroxy-acid oxidase GLO4 isoform X1: protein MAEEPVNVNGFRELARQTLPKMYYDFFTGGAEDQYTLKENEEAFHRITIQPRILVDTSSIDLSTMVLGYSISMPVMIAPTSRHKLANPSGEIATARAASTCNTIMVLSISSTCTLEEVAACCNAVRFFQLCVYKRRDITAKLVQRAENNGYKAIVLTGDSPRHGGREADIKNKIIIPELKNVEGLLSTKIVADKGSNLDALANQTRDPSFSWEDIGWLKSITKLPILIKGLLTHEDALKALEVGAAGIIVSNHGGRQLDYCPPTISVLEEVVHAVGGKVPVFLDGGVRQGTDIFKAMALGAQAVLVGRPVLYGLAAKGENGVRRVLEMLKEELELTMALSGCSNVKEITRSHVRTKHDRQLLSLL, encoded by the exons ATGGCAGAAGAACCTGTTAATGTCAATGGATTTCGAGAACTAGCGAGGCAAACCCTTCCAAAGATGTACTATGATTTCTTCACTGGAGGAGCTGAAGATCAATACACCTTAAAGGAGAATGAAGAAGCTTTTCATAGAATCAC TATTCAGCCTAGAATTCTTGTAGACACGAGCAGCATCGATTTATCAACTATGGTATTGGGTTACAGTATCTCAATGCCAGTCATGATAGCTCCAACTTCTAGACATAAGCTGGCAAACCCTTCAG GAGAGATTGCAACGGCCAGAGCAGCATCTACATGTAACACAATAATG GTTTTATCTATCTCATCCACTTGCACTTTAGAGGAAGTAGCTGCCTGCTGCAATGCCGTTCGCTTCTTCCAATTATGC GTGTATAAGAGACGGGATATAACAGCTAAGCTGGTGCAAAGAGCTGAAAATAATGGATATAAGGCCATTGTCCTAACCGGTGACTCTCCAAGACATGGTGGAAGGGAGGCTGACATCAAGAACAA GATCATTATACCAGAATTGAAGAATGTGGAGGGTTTATTGTCAACTAAGATTGTCGCT GATAAAGGTTCAAATTTAGATGCTCTGGCCAATCAGACCCGTGACCCTTCATTCAGTTGGGAG GACATCGGATGGTTGAAATCCATCACAAAATTGCCAATTCTGATCAAAGGGTTACTCACTCATGAAGATG CCTTGAAAGCTCTGGAAGTAGGTGCTGCTGGGATTATTGTCTCCAATCATGGAGGTCGCCAACTTGATTATTGTCCTCCAACCATTTCTGTTCTTGAAGAG GTGGTTCATGCTGTTGGTGGAAAAGTTCCGGTTTTCCTGGACGGAGGAGTGCGGCAAGGAACAGATATTTTCAAGGCAATGGCTCTTGGAGCACAAGCTGTCCTA GTCGGAAGGCCAGTTCTGTATGGACTAGCTGCAAAGGGAGAAAATGGAGTTAGACGAGTCCTTGAAATGCTGAAGGAGGAGCTTGAACTCACAATGGCCCTTTCTGGTTGTTCCAATGTGAAGGAAATTACCAGGAGCCATGTCAGAACCAAACATGATAGGCAGCTCCTCTCATTGCTTTAA